A stretch of the Aegilops tauschii subsp. strangulata cultivar AL8/78 chromosome 4, Aet v6.0, whole genome shotgun sequence genome encodes the following:
- the LOC109761058 gene encoding homeobox protein knotted-1-like 4 has product MDRLPLPGGGPGAAANTPFFVAMDQHAASTSTSPPEKAPPAAPLPAPEHRGKSSCNWRSSDTIKAKIMSHPLYPALLGAFIDCRKVGAPPEIVGRLSSLVDELQPSSDDMQEQPADPELDQFMETYRDMLVMYSQELTRQIQEANEFLRSAEAHIDSFALATGNNYNECGGSSEDEQETGDVAGLPSGEGKQLTSQLLDKYSGYLRSLWRDLSGKKKKSGRLPREACQRLLHWWQLHQGWPYPSEPEKLALAESTGLDTRQINNWFINQRKRHWRPAPPAMGSRLQHIDAGASTSSSPAVLGMEGQHFTRRSGYPDGGPLRP; this is encoded by the exons ATGGATCGGCTCCCTCTTCCTGGGGGCGGCCCCGGAGCCGCAGCCAATACCCCTTTCTTCGTCGCGATGGATCAGCACGCAGCCTCTACATCGACTTCACCACCGGAAAAGGCGCCGCCCGCGGCGCCGCTCCCGGCACCAGAACACCGTGGAAAGTCCAGCTGCAACTGGAGATCATCTGACACGATCAAGGCCAAGATCATGTCGCACCCTCTCTATCCGGCTCTCCTAGGAGCCTTCATAGACTGCCGGAAA GTCGGAGCGCCGCCGGAAATCGTAGGTCGGCTCTCCTCCCTCGTCGACGAGCTCCAGCCAAGTTCAGATGACATGCAGGAACAGCCGGCAGACCCAGAGCTCGACCAGTTCATG GAGACCTACCGTGATATGCTGGTGATGTACAGTCAGGAGCTCACGAGGCAAATCCAAGAAGCCAACGAGTTCTTGAGGAGTGCTGAGGCCCATATCGACTCGTTTGCACTAG CAACTGGCAACAACTACAACGAGTGCGGGGGTTCTTCCGAAGATGAGCAGGAGACCGGCGACGTCGCCGGCCTGCCTTCCGGCGAGGGCAAGCAGCTGACGAGCCAGCTCCTGGACAAGTACAGCGGCTACCTGAGAAGCCTCTGGAGGGACCTCTccgggaagaagaagaagagcggGAGGCTGCCGAGGGAGGCGTGCCAGAGGCTCCTGCACTGGTGGCAGCTGCACCAAGGATGGCCCTACCCATCG GAACCGGAGAAGCTGGCGTTGGCGGAGTCGACGGGGCTCGACACGAGGCAGATCAACAACTGGTTCATCAACCAGAGGAAGCGGCACTGgaggccggcgccgccggcgATGGGTAGCAGGTTGCAGCACATCGACGCCGGTGCTTCCACCAGCAGCTCTCCTGCTGTCCTTGGGATGGAAGGCCAGCACTTCACCAGACGGAGTGGGTATCCCGACGGTGGTCCGTTGAGACCCTGA